The sequence CATGGGATAAGAAGTCAAAGATCCTCCAATTCTCCTGAAGGTGAGACTTGGGGTTGGGCTTAAAAGCATGTACCACATCTGGGAATTTCATTCCATCACGGATGAAAAAGACAGGGAAATTGTTTCCCACAAGATCAAAATTACCCTGAGTCAACAATTAAAAGAGGACAATCAGaacacaagaaaataatatcttgaATCTTTATCCCATTAACTTCATTCGGTCAATGAACTTGTGTCTATGTAAACGAATATTGCACCAACATAAAGTCATTTCATGCAAAGATTTCAGTAATAGTTTGCAGATACTACATTATTGCAGTAAATTCTTTTCGTTTAAGAATTTATCAGCATGACAAACAAGCAACAGGATGACTAAGTAATAAAATCCCTCACCTCTCTGGTGTAAAACTTCACTGCGAAACCTCGAGGATCCCTGAGGGTTTCAGGGCTGCCACGTTCATGAATAACAGTAGAGAAACGCACAATGACAGGCGTCTGAACTCCAGGAGCTCGAAGAAAATCAGCACATGTGAGATGTGAGACATCATGGGTGACCTCAAAGAAACCCTTTGCACTAGCTCCTCTAGCATGCACAACACGCTCTGGGATCCGTTCTCTATCAAAATTAGCTAGTTTTTCTATCAAATGATAGTCTTCAAGCAGGATTGGACCTGTccaattgaaaaagaaaagccacAGCTCAAATCTCCTGGTGTTTCTCAATTGTATACTAAATGAAGTAGTAATTTGACAAAAGTATGCAATTGGtagaaagataattaattcaGAAACTCATAAAGTTTGCAATTGCATAAACTACACTTGGTCTGGCTAAGCTAGGCTATTCATGATTTgacataaaattaagttaatcaATCTAAATACTAACATCAACAGAATCAAATACCTCTGGATCCAACGGTCAAGGATGAATTGTTATTCCATACAGGAGCACCCGAATTTGTAGTCCAGAAAGGGGTATTAAAACCACTTGATGGACGGTTCTgtaacatcatcatcatcatagaCACACGAAATAAAGTAATCAGATTATCAGTTAAAGCTATGTAATATTTACACCATAaccaatcaattaaaaaatagatcagtttaaagaaagatcaaagctcaaaaaaataaaaagagaaaagggtcCTAACCAAGAAAATGAAGGAGAAAAACTAGAAATTTACCCTGTAGGGATCCATGGCGGTAGCCAAAAAAACGAGAGATTTGAGAGTTGTATTGTATGTATGTTGTGAAGATGAGAAAAACGTAGATAACCAAAACACCAGAAGGGAAATACCACAGCTTCTTTCGCTTTTCTgcgataatatttatatatgccTCGTGTTCTGCAACTCctattttcagattttctaaCAATGTCTAtctattttacaatttatcATTATCCAttcatatttgattaaaaaaaatacagaaaatgataaattttaggTAATCTTATGTTATGTTATGCAAGGactaaatgaattattattattttcataatattattaaatattttattccatGTCTCACcgaaatttatgttttttgaattatttacacaataaaaaatattttatcaattatttactGAATAAataatcttaagaaaataactatagtttaaaaaaatctGTAAATACTAAGAAcactaaatttaaaactttttaaacattttaccTAAACTTAGAGAATGACAACCTAAGGAATTAAACttagttaaattataatttttctattatacaGTTTGCCATTGCTGATAAATTGGAGAAGCAACCCCATATCCTAATTCGTATGAGGTGATATCATGATATAATAAATGGTGAAGTGAAGTATAAAAGGAcgataaaaattattagaaaaaatactAGAGCGCGTCATCAATTTGTGGTTCCTTATCCCAGTCTTGGAGTTTTGCTAAAACCAACTCACCGCCAATTACAGCAGGTGACATGTACTAGTAGGTTTACGACACGTATTCATGAGAGGCTTTGAAACGTGTGCCCTGTAAAAGGCGGTGCTGAGTTAAGAAAAGTGATTGCGAAATAGAAGCGGGGAAAGCTGCTAAATTGATTGAGATTAGAATGGGCTGTGGCCCTGTAGTGTGCGGTAAGGCTTAGCCGAAAAAGGCTGAGTCTTCGGCCCTATAAGTGGCCCATAGTCGGTGATAAAAGAACTTTTCCTAATGTCATTTGCTCAATATGATGTGAATgggatttaaatatttatgtttttatttacattttttttaatttttactgtatgaaaatatcaaaaaatagtctttttaattttttttaaaatacggttttaattttttttaagtttttttttttagtaaaacatcaaaaaaactataaaacaccatatttttggaaaaaaaattaaaaccaataaaaaactatatttcttgttgattTCAAAGTATTTCTAAAaagatttcattattttttccatGCAAAATGAcgtcatataataaaataaaaggctCAGCCTTGTAGTTCAGGATGATTGTAAAGTATATCTTATACATTTACTTGACTTtcatattgttttcttatcAGTATTCTTTTAGTATGGAAATTGTAGACGAGAAAGCCAAGAAATAACGGAACATATTTATATGGCACCGGCGAGATTTAACAATACTCCTTAGTGGACATTCCTAATAACAAAAACATGGAGGACAAGcatgaaaaacagtaaaactTACAGGTTTAATTGCTGCTCCTAAGCAACGAGGACAAGCATAGCTCAAACGTCAACATTTGCTGCAGAAAATCAGGGAGCAAGCACGAATTATAAATCACCTCAACAACGGTGATTAACAGCCAAATCAACCCAAGAATTATCCCATATCAACTATTAAAGATGAGAGAGATACAGATAGATGGACCTGCAAATTCTGATGGTTAGAAAACTGCTCGGGCAATTCAGGATTACTATCCTTGTACTAAATTGAGGATTGAAATCAAGCACTCTGGTCACCAGGCCTCTGGCAGTAAGAAACAGTGATCAATTCTCAAAAAAATTGACGCTTAATAATACCATGttaaatatattgaatatttacCTGGTTCATGAAGTGCCCCTCAAAGCATACCTGTAGATTGGGCCAGGGTATCAGTATTTGGTGCCTAAGGTCTAGCAGTAGTTGTGAATTTGTAATTGGTGTTGCAGCTTGATTTCccatttttcattaaatttctCTTCTACTAAAGTTGTGATGCAGTAGGCAGGAAATTAGAACAGAGTGACCAAATTAAACATGTACGGATTGCATCCGATTAATCAGATAATAAGCATTACAAGGATGGAGAAAGAAAGCATTACAACAGAGGAATACAAGGATAGCATCTATACTGATGCAGTAACTTTAATATGGACAATGACAGGATACATAAGCGCGTCTGGTCAAAAGAGACATGCTAGATAATAAGTTCTGTTTATTATACAACATAGCAAACTGGAGATTTAACAAGACTTTATGTTATTATCTCTTTTCTTAGAACTTGTATCATCCAGCGTTTGattatcatcatcttcatcttcatcttcagaTGTTTGGTCTCACATTAAGACGAGATGCTAGCTTCTGACCCAGAGATTTGTCACACTGCATCACAAGCAAAGCAAGCATCAGAATAACCATCTTATAGATCgacttgaaaagaaataaaattgtttGAGAAGGGAATGTAACCTGAGTCCACCATGAGACCCAGATACTGCGGATTTCATGGGTGATACGCGGTTCTGATAAGGCATTAACCAATCTGCATAAGAATCTTTCTTGCCTGTCTGGTGCCCATGATCGATACCTGTCTCCAGGTTGCCTGAAGTTGTCCtccttctcaatcacacactGCATAATTAATAAGAAGCGTCAGgaaattttcttttcgttACCAATGTTCAGAATTTTGATAAAGATGccgagaagaaaaagaaaggaacaaTTTGACCTTCTCACGCCTGCCACTGCAGATAGCATTAGGAATGGGGACTTTCTCAGCATGGCGGACTGGATCATATCTGGATTGGAAGTAATCAACCTGAGAAATACATCATGTATAGTACACCTGATCAGATCCGaaacctaaaaaaaaataaagtgtaaAAGTaggaaatatttataataaacaaTATAGTAATAATACCTCCTCATCTCTGTGCATGAAATTCATGAAACCATCATAATGATTGTTGTGATAAGGACACTTAGGAGCATTGACAGGGAGCTGTAGATAGTTTGTTCCTAGTCGGTGCCTCTGAGTATCACTATAGGCAAATAGCCTAAGCTGGAATAACTTATCATTGGAGTAGTAAACTCCAGGAACCACATGAGCAGGGTTGAATGCAAGCATCTCATTCTCAGCAAACCAGTTATCGATGTTCCTGTTCAAGACCAATCGCCCAACTGGATGCAAGGGGAACATATCCTCAGGCCAAATCTTGGTCATATCAAGTGGATCAAAGGAGAATTTGTCTTCATCCGCAGGATCCATTGTCTGGATCATGAGTTTCCACTCAGGAAAATTGCCAGCAGCAATGGAATCATATAAATCCTGAGTAGCATGACTGTGATTGGCTCCTCCGACCTTAATAGCCTCATCATCCATCAAACACTTGACACCGCAAGTGGGTTTCCAGTGAAATTTGACATAGGTAACTTTTCCAGCCTTGTTGATTAGACAGTAGGTGTGAACACCAAACCCTTCCATGTGTCTATAATCTTGAGGAATGCCGACATCATCAAAGAACCAGGCGAAAGTGCTCAAACTTTCAGGATGGTGTGAGCAGAAATCAAAGATCCTCCAATACTCCTGGATGTGAGACTTAGGGTTGGGCTTAAATGCATGGACCACGTCTGGGAATTTAATTCCATCGCGGATGAAGAAAACTGGGAAGTTGTTTCCCACTATATCAAAGTTACCCTGATCGAgttgaaaaaaagaagacgTGCACATATAAGATAAGTTATTTCAGTGATCGAATGTCTATCTCGTATAATTTAATAGTACAACATACACCCTCACCTCTCTGGTGTAAAACTTGGTAGCAAAACCTCGAGGGTCTCTGAGGGTTTCAGGGCTGCCACGCTCATGAATAACAGTGGAGAAACGGACAATGACAGGAGTCTGAACACCGGGGGCACGAAGGAAATCAGCGCATGTAAGGTCAGTGACATCATGGGTGACCTCAAAGAAACCCTTAGCACTCATTCCTCTAGCATGGACAACACGCTCTGGAATCCTTTCCCTAGTAAAGTTGGCAAGTTTCTCTATCATATGATAGTCCTCGAGAAGAATTGGACCTGTCAGAAGTTTATGAACACTTGTAAGAACATTCTGATGCTAAAGATAGTTAGGTCAGCCCAAATTCTCGGAATTATACAATGGTTATCAAGAATAATTACTGTGATATTAGTAAAAGTACCTCTGGGTCCAACTGTCATGGAGGAATTGTTGTTGGAAACTGGAGCACCGGCATTGGTAGTCCAAAAGGGCGTGTCATTAGAGCTTGATGGGCGAAACTGTAGCATCAATATTAAAGATCAGCTTAAAGTGTATGCATGGAGTGCTAAATGGTTGATAATATAAGAAGATACTGAAGTACAAATTACTTTAGTAAGCCTGAAGGTAACTTAAATAGGTAAGTGAATGGATGTGGAGTGATAAATATTAACATCTCAACTGCTAATCTATGTCGTTTGCTCTCTCCGGAACCTTCTCCCTGTAATAGATCTGTCGTTATTAAACCAATTTCACAGCTTTTTTCAATTCTTTGAAGTGCTATTTTAGATCTAGCTCTGTCTTGGCTAGATTTGGGCACATTTGTTTTATGGTTGGTTCTAGGTTCACTGAGTCGATCCATACAAATATGTATAGGGTCATATATGGCATAATATTTGCTCGGCATGCATGATCTAGGATCAACCTGTTTGATCCGAGTTTAACctggttaattaattaatcagtGAACTCAAATGGACGAAACTAGACACTAGATGCaggtttttttcttaaaagaatatcTTCAAATGATTCTTAGTTCttctattaaaagaattaaaagatgGAGTGATCCACctcaaaaattagaaaagattaTGAAACTAAAAcatttccaaaaataatttaaaaccaTGAGGAGAGTATGACAATTAAAAAAGCACATGATACACGAACTTGTTTAAGAAGTGGGACTAGAAAatagacaaaaaagaaaatgaaacaaaaagaattattttggTACGAATGTATACCTTGTAAGGATCCATTGTGATACCGAGAGGGAGGCAGAGGGAAAGAGAGTTCTAGTTTAGAAAGTGTTTAGGAAGATAGTGGAAGCACCCAATTGCAGTGAGTAGAGTGAGTTGGGTTGAAAATGGGAGCTGAACACTGTCTGTATTTATAACACTTTCTTGGGTTAGCCAACCATGTCTACCATCATCAGGACcccattctttttttcttcccaGCTTACGCTTATGCCTATCCGTATCCTATGATCACTTGGTCCAATCAGTAacattttagatattttggGAACCCTATTCTCATCTTACCCCATCATTTTTATGAGCTGTCCCGGCCTTCTGTgattactttttttctttttcttttgccttCACCATAAAATGAGGGATCATTATCATCTTCTTAATTCGTaacttttttatgaaaaatgtATTGTATATAGTTCTTTTAAGTCACtcagtttctttcttttaccaTTAAATTTGAGTGCACAAGATACAgtgttataatatttataaatgggCAACGCCAAGTAGACATGAAGCAACTCAGACCAAACCAATTTACAATTCAAATAAGTGAGATTTGAGCACATGACTCTTAGGTCACGGAGCTGAATCTTAACCATTTTGACTATTCTTTCATCATGAATAAAGACaaaatttatactttatttaaagTTGTGGTGACAAAGTTGCCAAAATCTTAT is a genomic window of Ricinus communis isolate WT05 ecotype wild-type chromosome 2, ASM1957865v1, whole genome shotgun sequence containing:
- the LOC107261240 gene encoding catalase isozyme 2, encoding MDPYKFRPSSSNDTPFWTTNAGAPVSNNNSSMTVGPRGPILLEDYHMIEKLANFTRERIPERVVHARGMSAKGFFEVTHDVTDLTCADFLRAPGVQTPVIVRFSTVIHERGSPETLRDPRGFATKFYTREGNFDIVGNNFPVFFIRDGIKFPDVVHAFKPNPKSHIQEYWRIFDFCSHHPESLSTFAWFFDDVGIPQDYRHMEGFGVHTYCLINKAGKVTYVKFHWKPTCGVKCLMDDEAIKVGGANHSHATQDLYDSIAAGNFPEWKLMIQTMDPADEDKFSFDPLDMTKIWPEDMFPLHPVGRLVLNRNIDNWFAENEMLAFNPAHVVPGVYYSNDKLFQLRLFAYSDTQRHRLGTNYLQLPVNAPKCPYHNNHYDGFMNFMHRDEEVDYFQSRYDPVRHAEKVPIPNAICSGRREKCVIEKEDNFRQPGDRYRSWAPDRQERFLCRLVNALSEPRITHEIRSIWVSWWTQCDKSLGQKLASRLNVRPNI